The proteins below are encoded in one region of Actinomycetota bacterium:
- a CDS encoding crotonase/enoyl-CoA hydratase family protein: MTVAIERRGPVTIVTIDRPEVRNAVDGPTARALADAFRNFASEESQRVAVLTGAGGTFCAGADLKAMANDPERANRVDPEGDGPMGPTRMVLDKPAIAAIEGHAVAGGIELLLWCDLRVAAEDATFGFYDRRWGVPLIDGGTVRLPRLIGQSNALDMVLTGRPVGTPEAHRMGLVNRVSEPGNALRDAVALAEDIARFPQSVMRADRRSLLSQWGLSLRDAMTAEFSGGVEASASGETQAGAERFAAGRGRHGSFEDI, encoded by the coding sequence ATGACCGTAGCGATAGAGCGTCGCGGCCCCGTGACGATCGTCACGATCGACCGTCCCGAGGTTCGGAACGCCGTCGACGGACCTACGGCGCGAGCTCTGGCGGACGCCTTCCGAAACTTTGCCTCAGAGGAGTCGCAAAGGGTCGCGGTCCTGACCGGCGCGGGCGGCACCTTCTGCGCAGGAGCAGACCTGAAGGCGATGGCGAACGATCCCGAACGGGCGAACCGGGTCGATCCCGAGGGCGACGGACCGATGGGACCGACCAGGATGGTGCTCGACAAGCCCGCGATCGCGGCGATCGAGGGTCACGCGGTCGCAGGCGGCATCGAGTTGTTGCTGTGGTGCGACCTGCGGGTGGCGGCGGAAGACGCTACCTTCGGCTTCTATGACCGGAGGTGGGGCGTCCCCTTGATCGATGGAGGCACGGTCCGTCTGCCTCGCCTGATCGGCCAGAGCAACGCCCTGGACATGGTGCTGACCGGGCGACCGGTCGGGACGCCAGAGGCACACCGGATGGGCCTCGTCAACCGTGTGTCGGAGCCGGGGAACGCGCTGCGGGACGCGGTGGCGCTGGCGGAAGACATAGCCCGGTTCCCGCAGTCGGTCATGCGCGCCGACCGGCGCTCGCTCCTCTCGCAGTGGGGTCTTTCGCTTCGGGACGCGATGACCGCCGAGTTCTCCGGCGGCGTCGAGGCGAGCGCATCCGGAGAGACGCAGGCGGGAGCCGAACGCTTCGCGGCCGGACGCGGCCGCCACGGGAGCTTCGAAGACATCTGA
- a CDS encoding Flp family type IVb pilin has translation MQMLNALVARLHELNNEKGATAVEYGLMVALIAAVIILAVTAVGADVNAAFNRVADAINVAP, from the coding sequence ATGCAGATGCTGAACGCACTGGTAGCCCGGTTGCACGAGCTGAACAACGAGAAGGGCGCAACCGCGGTCGAGTACGGCCTCATGGTGGCGCTGATCGCGGCCGTGATCATCCTCGCCGTGACGGCGGTTGGTGCCGACGTGAACGCTGCGTTCAACAGGGTCGCGGACGCGATCAACGTCGCGCCTTAA
- the ccrA gene encoding crotonyl-CoA carboxylase/reductase has product MGALELPESITAAFTRKDQQDMFEGIAAEEKDPRKSLHVDEVPLPPLGPNECLVAVMASAINFNTVWTSIFEPVSTFAFLEKFGRESELGARHDLDYHIVGSDASGVVLKTGPGVTRWKPGDEVTVHCNYVDMEAPQGHDDSMMDPGQRIWGFETNFGSLAEISMVKANQLMPKPKHLAWEEAACLGLVNSTSYRMLVSPNGANMKQGDVVLIWGATGGLGGFACQYVLNGGGIPVGVVSSQEKVDLLHEIGVEHVIDRKAEGYAFWKDGRQDHKEFRRFGKKIRELVGEDPDIVFEHPGKQTFGASVFVTKRGGKVVTCASTSGYEHTYDNRYLWMMLKSIIGSHFANYKEAWESNRLAALGKIHPILSKTYPLAETGEAAFQVHHNLHKGKIGIRVLAPEDGLGVSDPELREKHRDKIELFRRFSD; this is encoded by the coding sequence ATCGGCGCGCTCGAGCTTCCGGAATCGATCACCGCGGCCTTCACCCGCAAGGATCAACAGGACATGTTCGAGGGCATCGCCGCGGAGGAGAAGGACCCGCGGAAGTCCCTCCACGTGGATGAGGTCCCGTTGCCGCCGCTCGGCCCCAACGAGTGTCTGGTCGCCGTCATGGCGTCCGCGATCAACTTCAACACCGTGTGGACCTCGATCTTCGAGCCCGTCTCGACGTTCGCCTTCCTGGAGAAGTTCGGCCGAGAGAGCGAGCTGGGCGCCCGCCACGACCTCGACTACCACATCGTCGGGTCCGACGCCTCGGGCGTCGTCCTGAAGACGGGTCCGGGCGTGACGCGCTGGAAGCCCGGCGACGAGGTGACGGTCCACTGCAACTACGTCGACATGGAGGCTCCGCAGGGGCACGACGACTCCATGATGGACCCCGGCCAGCGCATCTGGGGGTTCGAGACGAACTTCGGCAGCCTCGCAGAGATCTCCATGGTCAAGGCGAACCAGCTGATGCCCAAGCCCAAGCACCTCGCGTGGGAGGAGGCTGCCTGCCTCGGTCTCGTGAATTCGACCTCCTACCGCATGCTCGTATCGCCCAACGGCGCAAACATGAAGCAGGGTGACGTCGTCTTGATCTGGGGGGCGACCGGCGGCCTCGGTGGCTTCGCGTGCCAGTACGTCCTGAACGGCGGAGGCATCCCGGTCGGGGTTGTGTCATCCCAGGAGAAGGTCGACCTATTGCACGAGATCGGCGTCGAGCACGTGATCGACCGCAAGGCCGAGGGCTATGCGTTCTGGAAGGACGGACGCCAGGACCACAAGGAGTTCCGCCGTTTCGGCAAGAAGATCCGCGAGCTGGTCGGCGAGGACCCCGACATCGTCTTCGAGCATCCCGGCAAGCAGACCTTCGGCGCCAGCGTCTTCGTCACGAAGCGCGGCGGCAAGGTCGTCACGTGCGCCTCCACCTCTGGCTACGAGCACACATACGACAACCGCTATCTCTGGATGATGCTGAAGTCGATCATCGGCTCGCACTTCGCCAACTACAAGGAGGCCTGGGAGTCGAACCGGCTCGCGGCGCTAGGCAAGATCCACCCGATCCTGTCGAAGACCTACCCGCTCGCCGAGACTGGCGAGGCCGCCTTCCAGGTCCACCACAACCTGCACAAGGGCAAGATCGGCATCCGCGTGCTGGCGCCCGAAGACGGCCTCGGGGTCAGCGATCCCGAGCTGCGAGAGAAGCACCGGGACAAGATCGAGCTCTTCCGCCGCTTCAGCGACTAA
- a CDS encoding DUF983 domain-containing protein: MHVRPSARVFLGAAWGRLRCVTGLVPALLARCPLCGGKGIWRSFGQTKDRCPTCRHRYEHEEGYWVGAMAINIGIAIVVFFVLFVGGIVLTWPDVAWTPLAVITLVVMGIGPWLWYRPSKTIWVWVDTRLHPYEGERRGS; the protein is encoded by the coding sequence ATGCACGTCCGCCCCTCCGCTCGTGTTTTCTTGGGTGCGGCGTGGGGCAGACTCCGCTGCGTGACCGGACTCGTTCCTGCTCTCTTAGCTCGTTGTCCTCTCTGCGGAGGCAAAGGCATCTGGAGGTCGTTCGGACAGACGAAGGATCGCTGCCCGACCTGTCGACACCGATACGAGCACGAGGAGGGTTACTGGGTCGGCGCCATGGCCATCAACATCGGTATCGCGATCGTGGTCTTCTTCGTTCTGTTCGTGGGCGGCATCGTGCTGACCTGGCCCGACGTAGCGTGGACGCCTCTGGCCGTCATCACCCTGGTGGTGATGGGCATCGGCCCGTGGCTGTGGTACCGGCCGAGCAAGACCATCTGGGTGTGGGTAGACACGAGGCTCCACCCGTACGAGGGCGAGCGCAGAGGCAGCTAG
- a CDS encoding acetyl-CoA C-acetyltransferase: protein MARSVIVSAARTAIGKFGGALADVPAVDLGGRAIEAALQRGGVSGDQVDYVIMGQVLQAGTGQITARQASIKAGIPDSVPALTINKVCLSGLNAIALADQLIRAGEVSAVVAGGMESMDQAPYLLPKARTGYRMGDGKIVDSMIFDGLWDAFTDKHMGAQSEDVNTEFKISREDQDAWSLRSHQRAAAAIQEGRFAEEIVPFEIPQRKGDPIVFDTDEGVRAQTTAESLAKLKTAFNKEGTITAGNASQISDGAAAVVVMSPERAQELGVTPIAEIVAHGMSAEKPPYLHTVPALAAQAALKKAGMSISDIDLVEINEAFAAVAIHSTRMLFNGDPDAGEKVNVNGGAVALGHPIGCTGARLTVTLLHELNRRGGGTGIATLCGGGGQGDAIIFRTL from the coding sequence ATGGCCCGCTCCGTCATCGTCTCTGCGGCCCGCACCGCCATCGGGAAGTTCGGAGGCGCCCTCGCCGACGTTCCCGCCGTAGATCTCGGGGGTCGTGCGATAGAGGCAGCGCTGCAGCGGGGCGGTGTCTCCGGCGACCAGGTGGATTACGTGATCATGGGCCAGGTGCTGCAGGCGGGCACGGGGCAGATCACCGCGCGCCAGGCGTCGATCAAGGCGGGCATCCCGGACTCGGTTCCGGCGCTCACCATCAACAAGGTCTGTCTGTCGGGGCTGAACGCGATCGCGCTGGCCGACCAGCTCATCCGTGCCGGTGAGGTCTCTGCGGTCGTCGCGGGGGGCATGGAATCCATGGATCAAGCCCCCTACCTGTTGCCGAAGGCACGCACGGGCTACCGGATGGGCGACGGCAAGATCGTCGATTCGATGATCTTCGACGGCCTTTGGGACGCGTTCACCGACAAGCACATGGGCGCGCAGTCGGAAGACGTCAACACCGAGTTCAAGATCAGCCGTGAGGACCAAGACGCCTGGTCGCTGCGGTCGCACCAGCGGGCCGCGGCCGCGATCCAGGAGGGACGCTTCGCCGAGGAGATCGTTCCGTTCGAGATCCCGCAGCGCAAGGGCGACCCGATCGTCTTCGACACCGACGAGGGCGTGCGCGCGCAGACGACGGCCGAGTCGCTCGCGAAGCTGAAGACCGCGTTCAACAAAGAGGGGACGATCACGGCGGGAAACGCATCTCAGATCTCCGACGGCGCCGCCGCGGTCGTGGTCATGAGCCCCGAGCGGGCCCAGGAGCTCGGCGTCACCCCGATCGCAGAGATCGTGGCCCACGGGATGTCAGCAGAGAAGCCGCCGTACCTCCACACGGTTCCCGCGCTCGCGGCGCAAGCCGCGCTCAAGAAGGCCGGGATGTCGATCAGCGACATCGACCTCGTCGAGATCAACGAGGCCTTCGCGGCCGTCGCCATCCACTCGACGCGCATGCTGTTCAACGGCGACCCGGATGCGGGCGAGAAGGTCAACGTGAACGGCGGCGCGGTGGCGCTAGGTCACCCGATCGGCTGCACGGGCGCGCGGCTCACCGTGACGTTGCTCCATGAGCTCAACCGCCGCGGAGGCGGAACCGGTATCGCAACGCTGTGCGGTGGTGGCGGCCAGGGCGACGCGATCATCTTCCGCACGCTCTAG
- a CDS encoding protein kinase, which translates to MSAGRRRDELEERQTGAHAFVVCSSCGRANRSDARFCDRCSGDLHSSCLECGAHVAADASFCSQCGSRVLGAATALIPQPPLPANFGAGRYEVKKMVGEGARKRVYLAHDVRLDRDVAVSQIKTEGLDEAGLTRFRREARAMGRLGGHPQIVTVHDVVEDEHDTYIVSEYMGGGSLDDLLQASPDNRLEVTEAIRIGEQVADALAHAHALGVVHRDVKPGNVWLTDDRRATLGDFGLAHSFAEERLSVEGLMVGTVAYMSPEQALGKVPDVRSDLYSLGVMLYEILCGRPPFLGPDPVAVVTQHINTTPIAPSWHNPKVPRPLEMLILSLLEKDPEKRPASADEVKERLAACASVSSSEREVAADAAPAWAVEQMAAGVFVGRSDEMEQLKRALSHALSGDGRVVLVEGEPGVGKTRLVEQLATYARLRGAQVLTARCHQEEGIPSYWPWIRMIRLFAYQRDAQTLASQLGSGAPDIAQLVSEVRDTLPDLPVPTAGKGESSRFQLFDAIATFLSRASQSQPLVLFIDDLHWADQSSLLLLQFVARQLDLSRVLVVATYRTEEAKQSRELARTIGQIVREPTTLRISLGGLSTADVARFIEETIGRPAPTELVARVHEQTEGNAFFLTEVVHLVDAQSDSEDEGSLGALKISIPPTVREVITRRLEQLSVEARRLLVRAAPIGREFRLEVLERVSDLPKNEILDRLEECVASRVLVDVEVGRRYSFAHALIADSLYEEMSSSARARAHTRIAHAMESLYGERPGNHLPELAYHFSEAGTREAALKAIDYSERAARAAYARLAFEDAARLAEDALQMIEQHRVDDQPRRCDLLLAMGEAEAKAGRVHKSRDRLMQAAEIARKLGDGERLTRAALGFAPGFMTFGTGDADEKLITLIDEALDHLSEADSILRARLLARLGVELYYCDEAERRNDVSRAAVEMARRLQDGPTLAYALNSRHHALWAPEGLDQRVAIAAEILTTAHRAGDKKMETLGRNWMIIDLLEAGDVPGVKRSMIAYDQLTQELRDPSYVWLSPLYGAMLALLEGRFDEAETLMNIALETGQRARHENAFLAYGTQLTHLRTEQGRLAEIAPAVEEFVDQYSALPIWRVELAHMYLQLGRREDAVQVFEELARNDFCLPHDLTWLLATCVLAMTCAELNDQARARVLYERLLPFAHRTAVAGPGVMSYGSVSRYLGLLAATVGSQDLARRHFEDAIAANEKMQARPWLAHTLYDYAVVLQRWDAEAHRNRALSLSRRALDLAHECEMKPLIEKIMSLKLDLQGFGSGDIRTSIDVVAAAVRREAPQLHPEAGSGMVTMLFSDIEGSTAINEAVGDARWLEILHEHNRLFRAEVVAHHGYEVRSQGDGFFVTFIDPWDAVRCAVSVQRAFDDFRKANPAFPVQLRIGIHSGPVVADAGDVYGTNVNLAARIADQAAGGQILVSQRTHDLTRDSGVLFSDGREVQLKGLSRSHWIAPIEWRR; encoded by the coding sequence ATGTCAGCGGGGAGACGTCGGGACGAGCTTGAAGAGCGGCAAACGGGTGCGCACGCCTTCGTCGTCTGTTCCTCGTGCGGCCGGGCCAACCGCAGCGACGCCCGCTTCTGCGATCGCTGCTCGGGCGACCTGCACAGCAGTTGTCTCGAGTGTGGCGCCCACGTAGCCGCCGACGCCAGTTTTTGCTCGCAGTGCGGCAGCAGGGTGCTGGGGGCGGCGACGGCGCTCATCCCGCAGCCACCGCTCCCCGCGAACTTCGGGGCCGGTCGCTACGAAGTGAAGAAGATGGTCGGGGAAGGAGCGCGCAAACGCGTTTACCTTGCCCATGACGTTCGCCTCGATCGCGACGTGGCGGTGTCGCAGATCAAGACCGAAGGGCTCGACGAGGCGGGGCTCACCCGCTTCCGCCGTGAGGCTCGGGCGATGGGACGGCTAGGCGGACATCCCCAGATCGTGACCGTTCACGACGTCGTCGAAGACGAGCACGACACCTACATCGTCAGCGAGTACATGGGGGGCGGCTCGCTCGACGACCTGCTTCAGGCATCGCCCGACAACCGTCTCGAAGTAACGGAGGCCATCCGGATCGGCGAACAGGTCGCAGACGCTCTCGCCCATGCGCACGCGCTGGGCGTGGTCCACAGAGACGTCAAGCCGGGCAACGTCTGGCTCACCGACGACCGTCGGGCGACGTTGGGCGACTTCGGGCTCGCACACTCCTTCGCGGAAGAGCGGCTCTCGGTGGAGGGACTGATGGTCGGCACTGTGGCCTACATGTCGCCCGAGCAAGCACTGGGGAAGGTCCCTGATGTTCGGAGCGACCTGTACTCGCTCGGCGTGATGCTCTACGAGATCCTCTGCGGGCGGCCGCCGTTCCTGGGGCCCGACCCGGTCGCGGTGGTCACCCAGCACATCAACACGACCCCGATCGCACCGAGCTGGCACAACCCGAAGGTCCCGCGCCCGCTCGAGATGCTCATCCTCAGCCTTCTCGAGAAGGACCCCGAGAAGCGGCCCGCGAGCGCGGACGAGGTGAAGGAGCGTCTTGCCGCCTGCGCTTCCGTTTCCAGTAGTGAGAGGGAAGTGGCCGCCGATGCCGCGCCCGCGTGGGCGGTGGAGCAGATGGCGGCCGGGGTGTTCGTGGGTCGCAGCGACGAGATGGAGCAGCTGAAGAGGGCCCTTTCGCACGCGCTGTCGGGCGACGGGCGCGTCGTGCTCGTGGAGGGAGAGCCGGGTGTCGGAAAGACCCGCCTGGTGGAACAACTTGCCACCTACGCGCGCCTGCGGGGGGCTCAGGTGCTGACTGCTCGCTGCCACCAGGAGGAGGGGATCCCCTCGTACTGGCCCTGGATAAGGATGATCCGGCTGTTCGCCTACCAGCGCGACGCGCAGACGCTCGCATCTCAGCTCGGGTCCGGGGCCCCGGACATCGCGCAGTTGGTTTCGGAAGTGCGGGACACACTCCCCGACCTTCCGGTTCCCACGGCGGGCAAAGGGGAGTCATCTCGCTTCCAGCTATTCGATGCGATCGCGACATTCCTGAGCCGGGCTTCCCAGAGCCAACCGCTCGTGCTCTTCATCGACGACCTTCACTGGGCGGACCAGTCGTCTCTGCTGTTGCTGCAATTCGTGGCTCGGCAGCTGGACCTCTCCCGCGTCCTGGTTGTCGCCACGTACCGCACAGAGGAGGCGAAGCAATCTCGCGAGCTGGCCCGGACGATCGGCCAGATCGTGCGAGAGCCGACGACGCTCAGGATCAGCCTCGGTGGACTGTCTACGGCAGACGTCGCCCGTTTCATCGAGGAGACGATCGGGCGGCCGGCTCCCACCGAGCTCGTGGCGCGCGTACACGAACAGACCGAGGGCAACGCGTTCTTCCTTACCGAGGTCGTCCACCTGGTGGACGCCCAGTCCGATAGCGAAGACGAGGGCTCGCTGGGCGCCCTCAAGATCAGCATCCCTCCGACGGTCCGCGAGGTGATCACAAGGCGTCTGGAGCAGCTGTCCGTAGAGGCGCGTCGACTGCTGGTCAGGGCCGCTCCGATCGGCCGCGAGTTCAGACTCGAGGTACTCGAGCGTGTGAGCGACCTTCCGAAGAACGAGATCCTCGATCGGCTGGAGGAGTGCGTCGCGTCGCGCGTGCTCGTCGACGTGGAGGTCGGGCGCCGTTACAGCTTTGCCCACGCGCTGATCGCAGACAGCCTGTACGAGGAGATGTCGTCGTCCGCCAGGGCGCGGGCGCATACCCGGATCGCCCACGCGATGGAGTCCCTGTATGGGGAGCGACCGGGGAACCACCTGCCCGAGCTTGCCTACCATTTCTCCGAGGCGGGAACGCGGGAAGCTGCGCTCAAGGCGATCGACTATTCAGAACGCGCCGCGCGCGCGGCCTACGCGCGGCTCGCCTTTGAAGATGCCGCTCGACTGGCTGAGGACGCACTTCAGATGATCGAACAGCACCGCGTCGATGATCAACCGCGAAGGTGCGATCTGTTGCTGGCGATGGGCGAGGCCGAGGCGAAAGCCGGACGCGTCCACAAGTCGAGGGATCGGCTCATGCAGGCCGCTGAGATCGCACGCAAGCTGGGAGACGGGGAGCGCCTAACGCGCGCGGCGCTCGGATTCGCCCCTGGCTTCATGACCTTCGGCACCGGCGACGCCGACGAGAAACTGATCACGCTCATCGACGAGGCACTCGATCACCTATCGGAAGCCGACTCGATCCTGCGAGCGCGCCTGCTGGCGCGGCTCGGGGTCGAGCTCTACTACTGCGACGAGGCCGAGAGGCGGAACGACGTCAGCCGGGCCGCCGTCGAGATGGCGCGGCGTCTCCAGGACGGACCCACGCTCGCGTACGCCCTCAACAGCAGACACCACGCCCTATGGGCGCCGGAAGGGCTAGACCAACGAGTGGCCATCGCCGCAGAGATCCTCACCACGGCCCACCGCGCCGGCGACAAGAAGATGGAGACGCTGGGGCGCAACTGGATGATCATCGACCTCCTGGAAGCGGGTGACGTCCCAGGCGTAAAAAGGTCGATGATCGCCTATGACCAGCTGACGCAGGAGCTGCGAGATCCGTCCTACGTGTGGCTGAGCCCTCTCTACGGCGCGATGCTCGCCCTGCTGGAAGGGCGGTTCGACGAGGCAGAGACGTTGATGAACATCGCGCTCGAAACCGGCCAACGGGCACGTCACGAGAACGCGTTCCTCGCATACGGAACTCAACTCACGCACCTGCGCACTGAACAGGGAAGGCTCGCGGAGATAGCACCGGCGGTCGAAGAGTTCGTCGACCAATACAGCGCACTTCCGATATGGCGCGTGGAGCTCGCGCACATGTATCTCCAACTGGGTCGGCGTGAGGACGCGGTACAGGTGTTCGAGGAGCTGGCGAGAAACGACTTCTGCCTCCCGCACGACCTCACCTGGTTGCTCGCCACGTGCGTTCTCGCGATGACGTGCGCGGAGCTGAACGACCAGGCCCGCGCTCGCGTGCTGTACGAGCGGCTGCTTCCCTTCGCTCACCGCACGGCAGTGGCCGGGCCCGGAGTGATGAGCTATGGCTCGGTGTCGCGTTACCTCGGCTTGCTCGCGGCCACGGTTGGTTCGCAGGACCTCGCCCGACGCCATTTCGAGGATGCGATCGCTGCGAACGAAAAGATGCAGGCCCGTCCATGGCTCGCACACACGCTCTACGACTACGCCGTCGTACTCCAGCGGTGGGACGCGGAAGCGCACCGGAACCGAGCACTCTCACTGTCAAGGCGGGCACTCGACCTGGCGCACGAGTGCGAGATGAAGCCGTTGATCGAGAAGATCATGTCACTGAAGCTTGACCTGCAGGGGTTCGGGTCGGGGGATATCCGGACGTCGATCGACGTGGTAGCAGCGGCCGTTCGGCGTGAGGCGCCACAGCTCCACCCCGAGGCCGGCAGCGGGATGGTGACCATGTTGTTCAGTGACATCGAAGGTTCCACCGCGATCAACGAAGCCGTCGGGGATGCTCGGTGGCTGGAGATACTCCACGAGCACAACAGGTTGTTCAGAGCCGAGGTAGTGGCACATCACGGGTACGAGGTGCGGTCGCAAGGCGACGGGTTCTTCGTGACGTTCATCGATCCGTGGGACGCGGTGCGCTGCGCGGTCTCCGTCCAGCGCGCGTTCGACGACTTCAGGAAAGCGAACCCTGCTTTTCCGGTTCAACTCCGCATCGGGATCCACTCCGGCCCCGTCGTTGCCGACGCAGGCGACGTGTATGGGACCAACGTGAACCTGGCCGCGCGCATAGCCGACCAAGCCGCGGGCGGGCAGATCCTCGTATCGCAACGGACCCACGACCTAACGCGAGACAGCGGGGTCCTCTTCAGCGACGGCCGGGAGGTGCAGTTAAAGGGGCTGTCCCGGTCACACTGGATCGCCCCGATCGAGTGGCGAAGATGA
- a CDS encoding DUF5319 domain-containing protein encodes MRREHVPPQNRSSFAETELEVVEQNLVDVTVLKEVFGRDGIKGAAFCCELCDGHHYLEWELIAGTLQEVLDKGHLRAHEPACDPNPRDYVSWDYACGLLDGYESYRVTEPRDVLVQVIVNDDPATGAG; translated from the coding sequence ATGCGACGAGAGCATGTCCCTCCGCAGAACCGATCTTCGTTCGCGGAGACAGAGCTAGAGGTCGTCGAACAAAACCTCGTCGATGTGACCGTGCTCAAAGAGGTATTTGGCCGCGACGGGATCAAAGGGGCGGCGTTCTGCTGCGAGCTCTGCGACGGGCACCACTACCTGGAGTGGGAGCTCATCGCGGGGACGCTTCAAGAAGTGCTCGACAAAGGGCACCTGCGAGCGCACGAGCCCGCCTGCGATCCCAACCCTCGCGACTATGTCTCGTGGGACTACGCATGCGGGTTACTCGATGGGTACGAGTCGTACAGAGTGACCGAGCCGCGCGACGTCCTCGTCCAGGTGATCGTGAACGACGATCCCGCGACGGGGGCGGGATGA
- a CDS encoding MFS transporter encodes MTERPRREVTEEAGHHLAPIAIPPSGPGVVSPLKRPEFRKLLAVSITVALGFGMVIPVLPLLAESFGVGLAAIGLVQLVFGLTRFSFGLVGGLVVDRFGERASTMAGLLIVAISSYAAGFAATFPQLVLARGFGGAGSALFIAGLMNRILRIIEPEAMGRATGAFRSSFLVGIAAGPVLGGIVARRFGLAAPFHFYATGLLFAAVIAHVVMGGEESKFRRERRSPLEALRAARPLLHDIRYVAALLATFVGWWTVSGPSQIVGVVYAKNRLGLSAEQIGLAITMLAVGEVLILWVAGRASDRYGRRSVLVPSLAVVGVATLLMGQIQPVPWAFFPLMIAIGAGVAAGGTAAGGLLADAIPAEGSGAAVGVNQMAGDLGYLIAPSLIGAVAESSLDYEGAYVVGALPALLMLFIALRLPRGAGRGTGADTEAHEHPVEPHEPVG; translated from the coding sequence TTGACGGAGCGTCCCCGCAGAGAGGTTACGGAGGAAGCCGGGCATCACCTAGCTCCGATCGCGATCCCGCCCTCGGGCCCGGGGGTCGTCTCTCCCCTAAAACGCCCGGAGTTCCGCAAGCTGCTGGCCGTATCGATCACGGTCGCGCTCGGGTTCGGCATGGTGATCCCCGTCCTGCCGCTGCTGGCGGAGTCGTTCGGGGTGGGGCTCGCAGCCATCGGCCTGGTCCAACTCGTCTTCGGGCTGACCCGGTTCTCCTTCGGTCTGGTCGGGGGGCTCGTGGTGGACCGGTTCGGTGAACGAGCGTCGACGATGGCGGGTCTTTTGATCGTTGCAATTTCGTCTTACGCAGCCGGCTTCGCGGCCACCTTCCCGCAGTTGGTGCTGGCGCGGGGGTTCGGCGGCGCGGGGTCGGCGTTGTTCATCGCGGGGCTCATGAACAGGATCCTGCGCATCATCGAACCCGAGGCGATGGGACGCGCTACCGGCGCGTTCCGCTCGTCGTTCTTGGTGGGGATCGCCGCTGGGCCCGTGCTGGGAGGGATCGTGGCGCGGCGCTTCGGCCTCGCGGCTCCGTTCCACTTCTACGCGACGGGCCTCTTGTTCGCGGCCGTCATCGCCCACGTCGTGATGGGCGGCGAGGAATCGAAGTTCAGGCGTGAGCGACGGTCGCCCCTCGAGGCGCTGCGCGCGGCGCGGCCGTTGCTGCACGACATCCGTTATGTGGCCGCGCTCCTAGCGACCTTCGTCGGTTGGTGGACGGTCTCCGGCCCCAGCCAGATCGTCGGCGTCGTCTACGCGAAGAACCGGCTCGGGTTGTCGGCAGAGCAGATCGGGCTGGCGATCACGATGCTGGCGGTGGGTGAGGTCCTGATCCTGTGGGTCGCAGGCCGCGCCTCCGATCGCTACGGCCGTCGGTCGGTGTTGGTCCCGAGCCTCGCGGTGGTTGGTGTCGCGACGCTGTTGATGGGCCAGATCCAGCCGGTCCCATGGGCGTTCTTCCCTCTGATGATCGCGATCGGAGCCGGCGTTGCAGCCGGCGGAACGGCCGCGGGTGGGCTACTCGCCGACGCGATCCCGGCCGAGGGCTCCGGTGCGGCCGTGGGGGTTAATCAGATGGCAGGTGATCTCGGCTATCTGATCGCTCCCTCGCTGATCGGTGCGGTCGCGGAGAGCTCCCTCGACTACGAGGGGGCATATGTCGTCGGTGCGCTCCCCGCGCTCCTGATGTTGTTCATCGCGTTGCGTCTGCCGCGCGGTGCGGGCCGGGGGACGGGTGCGGACACAGAAGCACACGAGCACCCGGTCGAGCCTCACGAGCCGGTGGGATGA
- the mce gene encoding methylmalonyl-CoA epimerase, with protein sequence MLSKIEHIALVVADLDAAVAHYAQVWSLEVEHRERVEDQGVEEAMLPLGDSYLQLLGATGPDTTVGRFLATRGEGLHHVAYEVEDLEAALADLKGKGVRLIDEAPRRGGRGHMVAFVHPKGNHGLLVELIQRPASH encoded by the coding sequence ATGCTCAGCAAGATCGAACACATCGCCCTGGTCGTCGCGGACCTGGACGCGGCAGTGGCCCACTACGCACAGGTGTGGAGCCTCGAAGTCGAGCACCGGGAGAGGGTCGAGGACCAGGGTGTGGAAGAGGCGATGCTGCCTCTGGGCGACTCGTACCTGCAGCTGCTCGGAGCCACCGGGCCAGATACCACCGTCGGCAGGTTCCTCGCCACGCGGGGCGAGGGTCTTCACCACGTCGCGTACGAGGTCGAGGACCTGGAGGCCGCGCTGGCCGATCTGAAGGGCAAAGGGGTGCGGTTGATCGACGAGGCTCCCCGCCGGGGGGGGCGCGGCCACATGGTCGCGTTCGTGCACCCCAAGGGCAACCACGGGCTCCTCGTCGAGCTGATCCAGCGCCCTGCCTCGCATTGA